A window of Thiocapsa bogorovii genomic DNA:
GTGCAGAGGTTAGAGCTGTGCACGGTCCCGACATGCTGATTGGTGTAACGCAGGTTGCACGGATCCTTGAAGGCGATCCAGGGATGCCCGGTCTCGAAGAGCATGGCGAGCATCTTGCGCCAGAGGTCGACGGCCTTAATCCGCTTGGCGACCTTGAGCTCGCCGCGCGCCGCACGTTCCTCGTACCCGACATAAGCCTGCTCGAACGCCAGCCCGGTCAGGTCATGCAGGTCCGGGGTCTCGTCGGGCGAGAAGAGGGTCCAGTGTCCGTCCTCGGCGACCCGCTTCATGAAGAGGTCCGGCACCCAGTTGGCGGTGTTCATGTCGTGGGTGCGGCGGCGGTCGTCGCCCGTGTTCTTGCGCAGGTCGAGGAATTCTTCGACGTCGATGTGCCAGGTTTCGAGATAGGCGCAGACCGCACCCTTGCGCTTCCCGCCGTTGTGGACCAGCGCCGCGGCGGTCATGTAGGTCTCGTCGCCCTCGACCTTGAGGTCGTGGACCTTGGCGACCGGCGCGATGGGCACGACCGATTTGACCCGCGTGAAGATCCAATTGCCCAAGCGGAACCAGTTCCGCTTGGTGCGCGCCGGGACGCCGACCAGCTCGGCGATCTCGGGTAGGGCCGGGATGCGCAGATCGAAAGCGCGGGTGATGCCCGTGAAGGAGACCAACGAGCCGTCACCACGCGTGCCGGTGTGGGCAGTGTCGCGCTCGCGATACTGCCCGGCGCAGGGGATGCCGAGTCGCAGGAGCTGATAACGCAAGCCTTCGGCGAGGGCGGCGGAGGTGTTGGTGAAGTAGATCTCTTTGCCGCGGCTGACCCCGCCATCGGTCTCCAGAAGACCCTGAATCAGCGCGAGCGCCTGATCGTGCGGCAGATGGCTGAAGCGCCGGGCGATGCGTTTCTTGCCGCGTGCGTCGTAGAGGTCCTCGTAGGTGAAGGGGAGATGGGCCTCGTCCAGTCCGACATAGCGGCCGGTCGTCGCGCAACGGGCTAAGCCCCGGCCGACGGCCCACTTGATCTGGATGTATTCATTGCCCCGCCCGCTCTCCCAAAAGTGGATCCCGCGCTCCGTGAGGTAGTCGCGGACGAATTGCAGATGACCGTCGTCGCAGCCCGGGTTGCCGGAGACACCGCACTCGTGACCGCGCGTGAGGTGCCCGTCGCCGAGCAGGATGCCGTAGAGCCGAGCATCCGCTTGGGTGAGTTCCGGGACCGGGACCACCTCGGCGGGGATGACCTGAGCCACGTAGTCTCCGCGCGTCAGCTGGCCGGCCTCGACCCACTCCGGACGGAAACGGGCGTGCTCGATCTGGCCGAGGGTGCGCTCGATGGATTGCTCCATCGGTACGCCCTGGATGGCCCAGAAGGGGTGGCCGGCGGTGACGTCCAAGTCATTGACCGAATGCTTGACCGCCACCCGGACCATGGGGGCGTCCTTCTGGTCGTAGACAAAGTGCTCCGTGACCTCGCGATAGCGTCCGCGCTGACCCAGCACCAGATCGCCGACCCGCACGTCGGCGATCGGCTTGGGGCCGTCGGCAGTAAAAACGGTGGTCTGCGGTGCGAAGCACTGGTTGACCGCGACCGCTGTATCGTTGGCCACCTTCAGGAAGGGCACCACGCCCTGGCTCTTGCCGTTGGTCCCCTTGATGTGGGCGCCCATGCCGCGCACCCGGGTCCAGTCGTTGCCGAGTCCGCCGGCGAATTTCGACAGGAGGGCGTTGTCCTTGATGGCGCCGTAGATGCCGTCCAGATCGTCCGGGACGGTAGTGAGGTAGCAGGAGCTGAGCTGGGGGCGCAGGGTGCCGGAGTTGAAGAGGGTCGGGGTCGAGCTCATGAAGTCGAAGCTCGAGAGCAGCTCGTAGAACTCGATGGCGCGGGTCTCGCGGTCGATCTCGTTGATGGCCAGACCCATGGCGACGCGCATGAAGAAGGCCTGGGGCAGCTCGAAGCGGATGCCGTCGGCGGTGTGAATGAAATAGCGGTCGTAGAGGGTCTGCAGGCCGAGATAGGTGAACTGCAGATCGCGCTCGGGTTTGAGCGCGGCGCCGAGTCGGGCCAGATCGTAGCGGGCGAGCTGCGGGTCGAGATGCTCCAGATCGGCGGCGCGCTTGATATAGGCCGCCAGATAGTCGCTGTAGCGCTCGGCGAGATCGGCTTGGGTCTCGACGCCGCCGGCGAGTCCCAAGAAGCCGAGCGCCTCGCGGCGCAGTACGTCGAGCAGCAGCCGGGCGGCGACCTGGCTGTATTGAGGGTCTTTTTCGATCCGCGCCCGGGCGGACATCACCAGCGCCTGTCCGACGTCGGCTTCGCGCACGCCGTCGAAGAGGTTGCGCAGGGTGTCGGTGAGGATGGCTTGTGCATCCACGGCGTCGAGGTCTCTGCAGGCCTCGTCGAGTAGACGGGTCAGGCGCGGGACATCCAGCGGGCGGGTGCTGCCGTCGGCGAGCGTGACCGAGAGCGGGTGTGCGGCCTCGGCGGGTGTGCTCGCCGCCGCACGCTCGGCACGCTCGCGGGCGCGGGCCTCGCGGTAGAGGACGTAATCGCGCGCGACCTTGTGCTCGCCGGCCCGCATCAGCGCCAGCTCCACCTGGTCCTGGATGTCCTCGATATGGACGGTGCCGCCGCCGGGCAAGCGGCGGGTGAGGGCCGAGGTGACCTGCTCGGCGAGCTCGCGCACCCGGTCGTGGACGCGGCTGGAGGCCGCCGCCGAGCCGCCTTCCACCGCGAGGAACGCCTTGGTCATGGCGACCATGATCTTGTTCGGGTCGAAGTGGGTGACCTTGCCGTTGCGCCGGATGACCTGGACCTTGCCCGGGGTGTGGGCGGTGATCTCGGGAGCCGAGTCGTTGTGCCGGGCTTGGTTCGGGCTCGGGCTCGGGCTCGGGGTCGGCTTCGCGGACTGTCCGGGGCGGGCAACGGCGTCTTCGGCGGGCGTGGATTCGACCAACGACGGGCTCTCGGTGGACATGGCTCCTCCTGGGTGCGGTGTGACGGCGGGGTAGGTCTAATGGGTGTCCGCGGCCCGGACGGCCGCGCGGGTGCTGCGCTACAGGCACAATATATGTCGTTTTCGAAATCCGTCAACCACAATATCTTGTGTAAAAGCGGTGGATCAGGCTGTGGGCGCCCTGTGGATAGAAGCGCTGGCGCCAGGCCCGGCGGGGGTTCCGAGGCGGGCTTGCGGGTGTCGGCAGGGACTCGGCGCGGTACGACGAGCGGGCGTCGGTGTCCGCGCCGCCGCCTCGCCGATCGGAGCCGGTGGACAAGCCCGCGTAGGGTGGACGAGCGCAGCGCAGTCCACCAGCGCCGGCGAGGGATTCGGTGGACTTCGCTCTCGCTCGTCCACCCTACGGGCCGGTCTTGTAAGCGAGGCGCCCGGACGGCGATGATCGGCGTGGACCTGTCTATAATGCGCGGACGGTCGTCGCGAGACGTGCGTCTCTGTCTCGCGACTGCGGCCGACAACAACACAACGGAGGATGGCCTAGATGAAAGTCAAAGATGTGATGAGTCGATCGGTCCGCTCGGTGAATCCCGATACCCGGATCGTCGAGGTGGCGTCCTTGATGTGTCTCTATCGTTTTCACGGCCTGCCCGTGGTCGACAGCGATGAAAAGTTGGTCGGTATCATCGCCGAGCGGGATCTGCTTCATAGTCTATTTCCGAAGCTCGACAAGCTGATCGCCGAGGGGATGCATTCGGTGGACCTCGACAAGGAGATGGCACGCTACTCCGAGGTCCTGGGCTTGAAGACCGAGGAGCTGATGACACCCAATCCGGTGACGGTCGATCCCGAGATGCATGTGCTGCGCGCGGCGACCATCATGGTGCGCCACAACTTCCGGCGTATCCCGGTTGCGGACGAGGGGCGTCTGGTCGGTATGCTGAGTATCGGCGACGTGCACAAGGCGATCTTCCAGGCCAATGTGACCGGTGGATTGAAGGGGCTCTGAGGCTGCTTCGTTCGGTCATCGTCTTGCCGGGCCGTCGTGATGAGGCCCGTTTTTGCACGGCTCATGCCGGACCCGTGCCGGGTTGCCGGCCCCGCGGCGTGTCGAAGGTTCATGTCGTGCGGGGGCGAGCATCCTGCGGCCGGTCCGGTCCCGGTCTCTTCAGTTTGGAGGTCAAGATGTCTCGACCCGCATTTGCGATCGGCCTGTCCATCGCCCTCTCGGGCATCATCGCGACGGCGGCCTATGCTCAAGAATCGGGTGAAAACCCGGCCCTAACGCCTGCCGAGATCGCCCAAATCGAATACGAGCAGGTGATGGCGCTGACACCCGACCCGGAGAACGGACGCCGGGTCTATCTGACCTGTGCGGTCTGTCATCGGCCGGAAGGTTGGGGTGCGCCCGACGGGACCTATCCCCAGATTGCCGGGCAGTTGCGTCCGGTCATCATCAAGCAGCTTGCGGACATCCGGGCGCGCAATCGCGACAATCCGCTCATGTATCCATTCTCGGTCCCGCGTATCTTGGGCGGTCCTCAGAGTGTCGCCGACGTGGCGGCCTATGTGGCGCAGCTTCCCATGACACCGCAGAACGGGGTCGGGCCCGGGGTGGATTTGGCGTTGGGCCAGGAGGTCTACGCGGAGCACTGCTCCAAGTGTCACGGCGAGAACGGGGAAGGCAACGAGGCGGAGCATATCCCCGCGATCGCGGGTCAGCACTATCTCTATCTGATGCGTCAGTTCGATGCGATCCGCACGGGTCGACGCAAGAACTCCGACCCCAAGATGGTCAAGCAGATCGACGGCTTTACCCCGCGTCACGAGGCGGCCGTGCTCGATTACACCTCGCGACTGCGTCCGCCCGAGAGCAAACTGGCCGAAGCGGGCTGGACCAATCCGGATTTTCCGTCCTACGTGCGCGACCCGATGGGCATGCCGCCCGTGCCGCCGATGCCCGCGGGATTGATGGACGCCCCCACGCCACCCGAGCCGCCCGCGTATCCCTCGGTCCCGCCCGCCCCGAGGTAGGGGCGAATTCATTCGCCCATGCGGCGACCGAGGCATTGCCCGTAACTGCGGTCGTCGTGGGCCATCGCGGGATCGTCGCGATGGCGGGCTAGCCACTGTGCGCGCGTCAAGCCCAGGATCGCGGAGATCGCCCCGGGCGGCTCGACCTTAAAACCCGAGTAACGGGTCTGGTGCGAGAGGGTCAGGATCGCGCCGTCGTCCAGCCTGGCGTAGTAATCGATGCCCTCGACCGGAAGGTTGCGCGCGACGACCTCACGTGGCACTGGAAGACGTCGTCGGGCAAGACATGGCCGATCCACCAGACACGGGGGGCGATCACCGCGAAGCCTTCGATGCGAGGTCCACCGAGCCTGTCGGGGTCTCCGCCGTTGTCGGAGCGGCCAGGACCTGATAGACCAGGGGCACCAGCACAAGGGAGACCAGAGTGGAGAAGGATAGACCCGAGACGATGGTCACGGCGAGCGGTTGCAGCATTTCGGAGCCCTCGCCGAGGGCGAGCGCGAGCGGGAGCATGCCCACGACGGTGGTGAGCGTGGTCATGAGGATGGGGCGCAGACGCAGGCGTGCGGCCTCCAGGATGGCCGTGCGCGCATCCAAACCGTCACGGCGCTCGAGCTCGATGAACTCCACCAGCACGATCGCGTTGTTCACCACGATCCCGGCCAGCATGATGAGTCCGAGCCAGACCGGCATGGAGACCGGCAGCTCGGTCCATTGCAGGCCGAGCACCACGCCGATCAAGGCGAAGGGCACCGAGATCAGGATGATGAAGGGATTGCGCACCGACTCGTATTGGACCGCCATCACGACCAAGACCAGAAAGAGCGCGAGCCCGAGCAGGATCCGGCTCATGTCCTGGCCCTCCTTGAGCGTCTCCAGACCGCCGGCCTCGTAGAGCCGATAGCCCGGCGGCAGCGGGATCTCTGCCGCTGCGGCCAGCGCCGACTCGATCGCCTGCTGCAGGGTCAGCTCCTCGCCGATCGAGGCGGTGACCTCGACGATCCGTTGCTGGCGGTCGCGCAGGATGGTCGAGGGCTGGGCCAGGATCTCGACGGTCGCGACATCGCCGAGTCGCAAGGCGCGTCGCGGCTCGGTCTTGCTGAACAGCACGATGGAATCCAGGTCGCCCGGCGCGGCGATGTCCACCCGATCGAGCCGCAGCAGCAGATCGACCGCGCTGTCGCCGTCGATCAGCTCGGTGACGATACGGCCTTCCAGGGCGAACCGCAGCACGGCACCGACGTCCTCGATGGTCAGACCGAAGCTCGCGGCGCGTTGCGGGTCGAGCCGGATGGAGATCTCGCGGGTGACGTCCTGACTGCTGTGCTGGATGTTGCTCAGACCCTCGACGGTGGCGAGGCGCTCCACGACCCGGTCGGCGAGATCGGCGAGTGTGTCGAGATCCTCCCCGGCGATGCGCAGACTGACGTCGTCGTCGCCCTCGTTGAAGCGGATGCCGCGAATCCCGCGCGTAAAGAGCCAGGCCCGCAGGCCCGGGATCTCGAGCGCGCGGATCAGGCCTTTGACCCGGTCGATCCATTCCTTGCTGCCCACGTCGCGTTGCGCGGCCGGCTTGAGCAGGACCTGCAGGCTTGCGCGGTTGGCGCTCTCGAAGGACGAGCGCCCGAACACGAAGCCGCCGACGGTCGTAAAGATCGCCTCGACCTCCGGTTGCTCGGAGACGAGCGCCTCGATCCGGCGGGCCAGGCGGTCCATCTCCTCGAGGTCGACACCGGCGTCTGCGGTCAGGCTGATGCGCACGTCGCCCTCGTCGAACGCGGGCAGGAACTCCTGCTTGGCGCCGATGAGCCAAGGCACCGACCAGGCCAGACCGGCCACGAAGGCCAGGATGACGAGCCAGCGGATCCGCAGGAGCCGCTCGAGCAACCGCGCATAGCCGTCCTGCAGGGCCTGCATCGCGCGATTGACCAGCCCCCGCAGGGCACCCTCGCGGCCCGCCGGCACCCGGCCCGCGAGCGCCGGGACCAGGGTCAAGGCGACCACCATGGAGGCGAGAATGGCCGCCGAAATGGTGAAGATCAGCTCTTGAAAGAGCAGCCCGACGAGCCCGCCGATAAAGAGGAAGGGCAGGACGGCGGCCAGGTTGGTCGAGGTCGAGGCGATGACGGCGCCCGTGACCTCGCGGCTCGCGGCATCCGCCGCGACGACCGTGGTTTGCCCCATGCGCTGGTGACGATAGATGTTCTCGAGCATGACGATGGTGCTGTCGACCAGCATGCCGATGCCGAGCGCGAGCCCCCCGAGGGTCATGATGTTGAAGGTCAGGCCGTTGGCGGCCATGAGGATGAAGGTGACCAGGACGGCGATCGGGATCGCGGCGCCGATGATCAGGGTCCGCCGCAGGCTCCCGAGAAAGATGTAGACCACGGCCATGGCGAGCAGGGCGCCGCTGAGTGCGGCGTTGACGGCGTTGTCGAGCGAGTGACGGATGTAGCGCGCTTGGTCGTCGACGCGCTGGATCTGGATGTCCTCGGGGAGCTGGCCTTGCTCGGCGAGCCGCGTGAGCTCGCGGTCCACGGTCTCGACGACCGCGACGGTGTTGCTGAGCGGCTGCTTCTGGATCGAGAGCTTGATCCCCGGCTGGTCGTCGAGGCGGATGCGCAGACGCTCCTCGCTCGCCCCGTCGATGACCTGCGCGATCTCTCCGATGCGCATCTGGGCCATCGGGTTGTCGCCGGCCTCGGGGTTGAGGGGCAGGTCGATGATCTCCTGCACGTTTCTGAAACGCCCTTCCGTGCGACCCCCGATCTCCCCCTCGGGCATGCGCAGCCGCCCGGCC
This region includes:
- a CDS encoding ribonucleoside-diphosphate reductase subunit alpha, whose product is MSTESPSLVESTPAEDAVARPGQSAKPTPSPSPSPNQARHNDSAPEITAHTPGKVQVIRRNGKVTHFDPNKIMVAMTKAFLAVEGGSAAASSRVHDRVRELAEQVTSALTRRLPGGGTVHIEDIQDQVELALMRAGEHKVARDYVLYREARARERAERAAASTPAEAAHPLSVTLADGSTRPLDVPRLTRLLDEACRDLDAVDAQAILTDTLRNLFDGVREADVGQALVMSARARIEKDPQYSQVAARLLLDVLRREALGFLGLAGGVETQADLAERYSDYLAAYIKRAADLEHLDPQLARYDLARLGAALKPERDLQFTYLGLQTLYDRYFIHTADGIRFELPQAFFMRVAMGLAINEIDRETRAIEFYELLSSFDFMSSTPTLFNSGTLRPQLSSCYLTTVPDDLDGIYGAIKDNALLSKFAGGLGNDWTRVRGMGAHIKGTNGKSQGVVPFLKVANDTAVAVNQCFAPQTTVFTADGPKPIADVRVGDLVLGQRGRYREVTEHFVYDQKDAPMVRVAVKHSVNDLDVTAGHPFWAIQGVPMEQSIERTLGQIEHARFRPEWVEAGQLTRGDYVAQVIPAEVVPVPELTQADARLYGILLGDGHLTRGHECGVSGNPGCDDGHLQFVRDYLTERGIHFWESGRGNEYIQIKWAVGRGLARCATTGRYVGLDEAHLPFTYEDLYDARGKKRIARRFSHLPHDQALALIQGLLETDGGVSRGKEIYFTNTSAALAEGLRYQLLRLGIPCAGQYRERDTAHTGTRGDGSLVSFTGITRAFDLRIPALPEIAELVGVPARTKRNWFRLGNWIFTRVKSVVPIAPVAKVHDLKVEGDETYMTAAALVHNGGKRKGAVCAYLETWHIDVEEFLDLRKNTGDDRRRTHDMNTANWVPDLFMKRVAEDGHWTLFSPDETPDLHDLTGLAFEQAYVGYEERAARGELKVAKRIKAVDLWRKMLAMLFETGHPWIAFKDPCNLRYTNQHVGTVHSSNLCTEITLHTNDLEIAVCNLGSVNLAAHVTEKGLDTKRLRKTVSTAMRMLDNVIDYNFYNVPQARNSNLRHRPVGLGIMGFQDALYRLRIPYASLEAVQFADHSMEAFSYYAIQASTDLAQERGRYQSFEGSLWSRGILPVDSIKLLAEARGSYLQMDAGTTLDWDALRERVRTVGMRNSNCMAIAPTATISNIVGVSQSIEPTYQNLFVKSNLSGEFTVVNPYLVVDLKERGLWDSVMVNDLKYYDGSIQQIDRIPEDLKALYATAFEVDARWLIEAGSRRQKWLDQAQSLNLYMREPSGKKLDNLYKLAWVRGLKTTYYLRSMGATHVEKSTMDDAGKANRLSAVGGNYLSLDKTKGNGKGNGAAAPAACSILDPECEACQ
- a CDS encoding CBS domain-containing protein gives rise to the protein MKVKDVMSRSVRSVNPDTRIVEVASLMCLYRFHGLPVVDSDEKLVGIIAERDLLHSLFPKLDKLIAEGMHSVDLDKEMARYSEVLGLKTEELMTPNPVTVDPEMHVLRAATIMVRHNFRRIPVADEGRLVGMLSIGDVHKAIFQANVTGGLKGL
- a CDS encoding c-type cytochrome; amino-acid sequence: MSRPAFAIGLSIALSGIIATAAYAQESGENPALTPAEIAQIEYEQVMALTPDPENGRRVYLTCAVCHRPEGWGAPDGTYPQIAGQLRPVIIKQLADIRARNRDNPLMYPFSVPRILGGPQSVADVAAYVAQLPMTPQNGVGPGVDLALGQEVYAEHCSKCHGENGEGNEAEHIPAIAGQHYLYLMRQFDAIRTGRRKNSDPKMVKQIDGFTPRHEAAVLDYTSRLRPPESKLAEAGWTNPDFPSYVRDPMGMPPVPPMPAGLMDAPTPPEPPAYPSVPPAPR
- a CDS encoding efflux RND transporter permease subunit — protein: MLTNISTWSVRHPVGVVALTLAVMVLGGVSLTRLNIDLLPSIIYPDIQVRILDPGVPAEVMENEFTRDLEEQLAITEGVVAIQSRTTEGRSAIDLSFRYGEDIDEALRDASSRLDRAKRFLPETDDPPIIYKRDPFQHPVAEYVVSSALRDPVELRTWADYTLGRSLVTLPGVASVEVGGGLEREVQVVANQFRLAGLGIDILDLETRLRTANQDVAAGRLRMPEGEIGGRTEGRFRNVQEIIDLPLNPEAGDNPMAQMRIGEIAQVIDGASEERLRIRLDDQPGIKLSIQKQPLSNTVAVVETVDRELTRLAEQGQLPEDIQIQRVDDQARYIRHSLDNAVNAALSGALLAMAVVYIFLGSLRRTLIIGAAIPIAVLVTFILMAANGLTFNIMTLGGLALGIGMLVDSTIVMLENIYRHQRMGQTTVVAADAASREVTGAVIASTSTNLAAVLPFLFIGGLVGLLFQELIFTISAAILASMVVALTLVPALAGRVPAGREGALRGLVNRAMQALQDGYARLLERLLRIRWLVILAFVAGLAWSVPWLIGAKQEFLPAFDEGDVRISLTADAGVDLEEMDRLARRIEALVSEQPEVEAIFTTVGGFVFGRSSFESANRASLQVLLKPAAQRDVGSKEWIDRVKGLIRALEIPGLRAWLFTRGIRGIRFNEGDDDVSLRIAGEDLDTLADLADRVVERLATVEGLSNIQHSSQDVTREISIRLDPQRAASFGLTIEDVGAVLRFALEGRIVTELIDGDSAVDLLLRLDRVDIAAPGDLDSIVLFSKTEPRRALRLGDVATVEILAQPSTILRDRQQRIVEVTASIGEELTLQQAIESALAAAAEIPLPPGYRLYEAGGLETLKEGQDMSRILLGLALFLVLVVMAVQYESVRNPFIILISVPFALIGVVLGLQWTELPVSMPVWLGLIMLAGIVVNNAIVLVEFIELERRDGLDARTAILEAARLRLRPILMTTLTTVVGMLPLALALGEGSEMLQPLAVTIVSGLSFSTLVSLVLVPLVYQVLAAPTTAETPTGSVDLASKASR